A stretch of DNA from Pontiella agarivorans:
TGCAAACTCTTCATACTGGCCGTTGATGTCGGCCATATCCATAACGGTGACCCACGGGGAGCCGTCAACCCGGAAGGCTTCAAGGCGGAATTTACGAAGTCCCCGGCCGTTGGCCAGCTTCAGATGCTCGCACTTGAAAATAGTCTGAATGACTTTCCGTTTTATAAAACTGCCGGTTTCAAACCGGAGATTGGCATCGGTGATATAGGCCACCTCGCGCCCGTTGGCATCTTTCCAGACCACTTTGGCATCCTCAAGCTGCAGCAGGGTTTTGGCATTGATGGCCTTCGGCGGAAATTTCGGCAGCGAATCATCCGCCTTATCCGGCGGGCGGAACCCCACCACCGCCCCGAGCCGACGGCCGATTCCACTGAGAATCAGCGGTTCCCAGTTTCCCGTGTTTGGAACCTGCCGGAAGGTCATTTCCATATTCCTGATGCTCAACTCGCGTACAAACGGCGTCTCTTTGGAGAAGAAGAACAACCAGTTGAACTTCATCTTCACATCGGGCATTTCCACCCCCTGGAAACTCAGCCCCTGAAGATGGAGTCCGCACAGCAGCGTCATCCCCGTTTTCTGGATGGAAATCGGCTGGCGGGTGCCGTTGGACAACTTATCGACAATGGCCTGCCGCGTTCCCTCCAGCCGCGAAATAACATGCCCGCCGATATAGAGTATAATCAGAATAATCAGCGTTGTGACGGCATTCCGCTTGAAACGCTGCCATTTACTTTTTTTCGGCGGTGCTGTTTTTTTCTTAGCCATTTGCCAGTTCGATCGACCGCGTCTGCGCCGCTTTGAGCGCCGCCACAACGGCATCCTTCACGCCGTGTTCTTCCAGCGTTGAAATGGCGGCATGGGTGGTGCCGCCTTTCGATGTTACTTTTGCACGCAGACCGGCCGCCTCTTCGCCCGATTCCCTCATCAGTTTAGCCGCTCCGATCACCGTTGAAAGCGCGAGTTCACGGGAAACTCCTTTTTCCAATCCCATCTGTTCCGCCGCTTCAAGCATACTTTCGAGCAGATAAAAAACATAGGCCGGACCGCTGCCGCTCAGCGCCGTGACCGCATCGATTTCCTTCTCGTCAACCACAACCGCCACGCCAACCGCACCGAGCAGATTGCAGGCAATTTCCACATCCGCTTCAACGGCAAATTCCCCGGCGGCAATCCCCGCAGCCCCTTCTCCGACCAGCGCCGGCGTATTCGGCATCACCCTCACCACACGAATCGGTTTTCCATTGGCAATTTTAGCAGAAGGAATTCCGGCCATAATGCTGATCACCAGCGCGTCGGATTTAAGTGCGCGCTCAATCTCCGGCCAGACGTCCGGAAAAATCTGCGGTTTAACCGAAAGCACAATGACATCCGCCTGCGCCACCGCCGCCGCGTTATCCGTAGTGCGCCCGACGCCGTACTGTTCGGTAAAATGGTCCAGCCGCTCTTCGTTAATATCCGTCACGCAGACATCCGCCGCTTCAACCACGTTCTGCTTAATGATCCCCGCAACAATGGCTTCCGCCATGTTACCCGCTCCGATAAATGTAATTTTCATGATGATTTCCTTTTACCACAGGGCGCACAGAGTACACAGAGGCTAATTGCTCAATCGCGCATCCAATCCCTTTTCCCTGTTGGCGGATTTTGATTCATCCGCCGTGCGCTCGGGGGTTAAATCCTTATCCTCTCTTCCCAAACAGATCCGTTCCGATGCGGATCCAGGTGCTGCCCTCTTCAATAGCGACTTCCAGATCGTGCGACATCCCCATGGAAAGTTCGGGCAGCGGCGTACCGGTTTCGTCCTGCAGCTGATCGCGCAGTTTCCGAAGGCTGGAAAAATGAACACGCGTTTTTTCCGGATCAGGCGCAAACGGCGGAATGAGCATCAGGCCGTGCACCTCGCACTTGCTCATTTGGTTGGCCGCCTCAATGGCCCCCGCCACTTCTTCAGGTTTAAACCCGTATTTTGCGGCTTCCCCGGCAATATTGACCTGCAGCAAAACCGGCAGGGTCTGGTTGGCATGACTTTCCAGGGTTTGGAGCAGTTTCAGCGAATCCACGGAATGGATCATTTGGAAAAGGTTGGCTGCAACCTTGGCCTTGTTGCTCTGCAGATGCCCGATCAAATGCCATTCCAGCCCGCCGGGACTCATCGGAATTTTGGACTGCGCTTCCTGCACCTTGTTTTCACCGAAAAGCCGAAGTCCGCAGTCAACCGCTGCGCGCACCGCTTCCGGCGGTTTCGTTTTTGAGACCGCAAGCAGCGTTACGCTGTCGCGCGCCCGGCCGGCTTTTTCACACGCCGCCTGAATTCTGTGTTCCACCCGTTCCAGTCGATCTGAAAATGTTTCTTCCATATATTTCACGTCCTTTTCGACCCAACAGCATTACCGATGACCCCGTATCGAATAAAGAATGAAAACCGCGAATCTCAGTCGCTCAGTAGAGAGCGGTTATTCCCGGGAAAGGCCCTTCCATGAAAACCCCCGATTTGCCGGCCGCATCATTCCCGTTCATGAGCGCCGGCTGACCCTTGAAGGAACATAACCAAATCCGTACCATTTAAACGTGGTGAGCATCGGGTTCAGCCGGAAACCGCCGGGCCGGTTTTCAGGAATACGATATTAATCCCGCCCCGGACAACACATTCTAAAACTTTTGCTCCCAATCATTTCGAACACTTCCTTTCAAAGGAACCGTTGTATTATAGGATCTGAAAATAGACGTAAACGTTACTCCGTAAAATAAAAGAAAAGCGGTTGCAGTCTTATTCCGTTGTTTCTATGCTCCCAAACATAAATCACCAGCAACATGTAAAACCACAAGGAGAGAAAACATGAAAAAATTGATGATTGTAGCTGCAGCGTGCGCGCTGACCGCAGGATCTTTTGCTGAAACCGCAGGCTTCCAGCTTTCGTTGACTCCGGATATCGCCCTCCAGGACCGTGATACTGAAATCAAAGGCGTATCGATCGGGGTATGGAATGAAAACCCCGGTGCACAGTGGCAAATCGGTTTTGTGAACGGTTCAACCGGCGACAGCAAAGGTTTCGCCTGGCTGCCCTACCTCACATTCTATAACTATGCTGAAAACTTCTCCGGCGTACATTGGGCTTGGGTGAATAACACCTCCGGTAAATTTGTCGGCTGGCAGAGCGGCATTGTGAACATCGCTCAGGAAGAGTTTGTCGGGCTCCAATCCGCCTGGGTGAACTACACCGCAAAAATGCACGGCGTTCAGCTTGGCCTGGTGAACTATGCAAAAACTGTTGATGAATGGGCCTTCCAGCTCGGGCTCGTAAACATCATTGAAGACAACCCTTGGTTCAGCAACCTCCCAGGAGAACTGGCTCAGGGCATGATCATTGCCAACTGGAGCTTCGGTGATTAATTCAACGTGCTGAATTAAACATATCCAAAGCAAAGCCGCTCCGATGTTTCAGAGCGGCTTTTTTTACATCCGCATCTGATCACATGAGGATTGACAGCCTTTAAGATCTTGCAGAAAGTGAATTTGTTTGATCCCAAGTAGTTTTTTATGAAAGCCATCGATATTACTTCAGAGGATCGATATCGATAAACTGCAACAAAAGTAGGAAGAACCTTTTATTTCAGGAGAAAGCATGATGAATAAAAAGCTTAGATCTTCGGTTTCCTGCGTCGGCTTCATACTGATCGCCGGCTGTGCAACGGTTGATAAACAGCCGCAGGCGGTTGAGGCCCCGGTTTCGCGCGAGGCCCAGCTTCAAGCCCAGAAGCAACAGGCTCTTCCCCCGAAACCCCGTTTAAAACGAAAAATTGCGATCGGACGCTTCAGCAACGAAACCCGATACGGCCGCTCATTACTGCGCGACGATGAAAATGACCCGCTGGGCAAACAGGTTTCAGATATTCTGGCCGGACGGCTGGTGGAATCGGATCGTTTCCTGGTTTTTGAACGCCCGGATATCAATAAGCTGAAGACCGAAAGCGAACTGACCGGTCAAACGCTGAACCTTGTCGGCGTGGATACCATGATTTTCGGATCGCTGACAGAATTCGGAATGAATACCACCGGCAAAAAAGGCTTTCTCAGCTCCACCAAAAAACAGACGGCGGAGGCTTCGGTGGAGCTCCGGCTGGTGGATGTTAAAACCGGCCGTATCTTCTTCACCGCCAAAGGCAGCGGCTCGGCCAGTGTTGAATCCGGAGAAATTGCAGGGTACGGCAGCAAAGCCTCTTATGATGCAACCCTGAGCGATAAAGCCATTGATGCCGCCGTATCCGATGTGCTCAATACGCTGATCCGGAAGCTGGAGGAGAAAACCTGGAAAACCTCAATTCTTACGATAGAAAACGGCCAGGTCTACATCAGCGGCGGAGCCCATCAGGGCATCAGCAAGGGCGACACCTTTGCCGTCATGAAACGCGGAAAGACGGTGAAAAGTCCGCAGACCGGACTCGATATCGAACTTCCGGCTTCAAACGTGGCCTCCATTGAAATCCTTTCACTGTTCGGCGAAGACGAAGCCGGCGAAGGTTCAATCGCCCGGGTAACAGCAGGCGATCTGTCCGCTTACGATATAAACGACCTCTTCATCACGGAACAGGAGAATGAATCATGAAATGGATTTTCCTAACAGCAACCCTTCTGACCGCCGGCCTTTTTTCCGGCTGTGCCTATCCGGAAAAAGCGAAAGTGGAGCAGAAAGACGCCCGGCCGACCCTCGGCATCGCCGGAGCACCCGCCGGCGCAAAGCTCTTTGTTGACGGCCTCGATATGGGGCCGGCAGCCCGCTTTAATGGAAAAGCAGGCGTTCTGCTCGTCGAAAGCGGAAAGCACCAAATTGAGGTCCGCAGCCCGAGCGGCGCGGTTCTTTACACCGAGGAAGTTTTCCTGAGTGGAGAAACAACAAAAATCCTGACCTTTAAACCATGAACCGAAAACTGCTTCTGTACTGTTGTGCCGTTCCGCTTTTTCTTTCCGGCTGTGCCGCCCCGACCCTTTTCACCTGGGGCAATTACGACCAGTGGTTGTATGAAAACTATAAAAACCCCAAAAACGATGAAGTGCTTTATGCCGATTTGTCCGCCCTCATTTCGGACTACGAAAGCAGAAAAAATCCGCAGACCAAACCCCTGGCGCCCGGACTGTATGCCGAATACGGCTTTCTGCTGATGCGGCGGGGGGAAAACAAAAAAGCCATCGAATATTACAACAAAGAAAAAGCACTCTGGCCGGAATCCGCAGTATTTATGGATCATATGATTCAGGTGGCCTCCATCAACACCGGCACCGCAGACGGGGGAGAAATTCATGAATAAGAACATCATTTATTCTCTTTTGCTTTTACTCCCCGTTCTGCTGGCGGGCTGCAGCACCACCCCGCCCGCCGGATATGACTACACCGCGTTCCGTTCAGCAGACCCGCACTCCATTCTGATCGTACCGGTGGTCAACAACACCGTCGATGTGGATGCCGCCGATTATTTTCTGTCTGCCATTTCCCAGCCGGTTGCCGAACGGGGCTACTACGTCTTTCCGGTCAACATGGTCAAACGCGTAATGGAAGAAGACGGGCTCGCCGATGCCCATATGGTGCACCATGCCGACCCGACCCGCCTGGCCGCCCTGTTCGGAGCGGATTCGGTTCTTTATATTACGGTGGAACGCTGGGACGCACAATATGCCGTACTCGCCACCACCGTGACGGTTGAATTCAATTATGTGCTGAAAGACGGCCATACCGGAAACGAACTCTGGAGTACGGCGCAGAAAATTGTCTATCAGCCGCAAAACAGCTCCAGCGGAAATCTGATCGCCGATCTGGTGGTTGCCGCCGTTCAGGCGGCCGCAACCAAAGCTGCACCCAATTACATGCCTCTTGCACGGCAGGCCAACGGAAAAGCGGTTGTCCAGACGCACTATGGTCTTCCGGCCGGTCCGTATAACCTCAAAGAATATCAGAACGATATGGATCGATTCTAACGCCGGCGCCGCGGTGGGGCACAGAGTTTGGCCAGCAGCGTTTCAAGCATCAGCTCATGCGGGATCGATCCTTCCGAAATCATCTTTTCGTGGGTATCCACCACCAGCCGCTTGCTCGCCGCCAGGCGGGCGACCGTGTAGGGAGCCGCCTGGTTGGCAAATTTCGAAGCCCGGAACCAATGCATTTTCCGCGGATCATCTGGCATGGCCGCAAAATAATCATCAATCTCTTCGTCGTTCGCCCACTGGATCCGGTTGCCGTTCATGCGAAGCCAGCCGATCTCCATATATTCCCGGAACCGCAGTAGATTCTGAAACAGATTTTCAATCTGGATAATCAGACCGATGGCCGTCTGTTTCTGGAAAAGCAGCTGCCGGAAAATCCGGATCGCCTCCCCGAGTTTCCGCTCGGCAATAGCATCCGTAAAGTCCCAGGCCACCGCTTCATGAGAAGCCGCCGTCATCAGCTGCACATCCTGAAGCTGGATATTTTTATCCTCGCCTTTATAGAGCACCAGCTTCTCCACCTCATTCATGATCTGGCGGGTTTCAAAACCGGCCCGGTCGATAAACAGGTCCGCCGCATCGGAATCGATGCTGTACCCTTCGCGCTTAAACAACGATTTCGCCCGTTTCAACGCCACCGGCCGCGCCTCATAGTCGCGTTCGGGAATATCAAACTCCTCGAATTCAACGATATCCTTAATCGCCTTGTAAAAACCCGAAACCTTGTAAATCCCCGGCGCGGAAACCACCAGAAACTGATCCGGCGAAAGCCCGGCCTTCAGATCATTGGAAAGTTCCGCCAGCAGCCGTTTCACATCGGCATTCTTCATAATGACCTGATTTTTCAGAAACGCGGCATCGCGCAGCCAAACCACTTTTTTACCGCCGAAAAGCCCCACGGTCCGGAATGCCGCCACGCACTGATCGATTGCCGCAATGGCCTCATCCACCTTCGATGCACTGCCGTCGATCACTTCCAGCGAGAGCGACTGCTCCTCCGCAGGGCAGATCTGATCCACCTTTTTCCGCGCATTCGTACCCACCAGGTATTCATCATTTCCACAATAAAAATATACGTTATCCGCCATGATTCCTTCCAAACTTCCAATCTCCGGAAGATATGATTTAATCCTCTCCTTTGAAACTGAAAACAGGATCAAGCATGAACAAAACCATCTGGGCGCCGTGGCGCATTGAATACATTCTGGGCGAAAAAGAAGGCGGCTGTTTTCTCTGCCGCATGTTCGCCGAAAACAACGACCGTGAAAACCTGCTGCTTAAACGCGGAAAAACCTGCGCCGTCGTCATGAACCGCTATCCCTACAATTCCGGACATCTGATGGTCACTCCGTACCGCCACCTTGACAATCTTTCCGAACTCACGGCTGAAGAGCGGCTCGAACTGATGGATCTCACCGCCGAAGCCGTGGATATTTTAAAGGCGGAACTGCATCCGCAAGGCCTCAACCTCGGGTTTAATCTGGGCGAACCCGCCGGAGCCGGACTGAAAGATCATATCCACCAGCACATTGTACCGCGCTGGACCGGTGATACCAATTTTATGCCCGTTCTCGCCGACACCCGCGTGATGCCGCAGGCCCTGCTCGAACAGTACGATATTCTTCACCCCCTTTTTAATCCGGCCTGATGATGAAATCCGAAAAAGAAAAAATGCTCGCCGGCGAACTCTATTATTCCATGGGCGGCGAACTGGCCGCCGAACGTGAAACGGCCCGATCGCTGCTGAAAAAAATGAATATCGAGCTGTTCGATGACCCCGAAGGACGCCGGGAAACCCTCCGGCAACTGCTGCCCAACTGCGCGGATGATATTTATGTGACCCCGCCCTTCTATTGCGATTACGGCTATAATATTCACTGCGAAGAAAAGGTTTACCTGAATTTCAACTGCGTTTTTCTCGATGTCTGCGAAATCCGCATCGGTGCACGGACCCTTTTCGCTCCGAATGTGCAGCTCTACACCGCCGGCCATCCCTTATCCGCCACGCAGCGGGCGGCCGAACTGGAATTCGGCCAACCCATCACCATCGGCAAAGACTGCTGGCTGGGCGGGAACGTCATTGTCCTTCCGGGCGTCACGATCGGTGACCGCGTGGTAATCGGTGCCGGTTCTGTCGTCACAAAAGATATCCCTTCCGATGCATTGGCCGTAGGCAATCCTGCAAAGGTCATCCGGAACATTGAGAAAACCGATGCACCGCAATGACCTGCTTTCCAGACTCCGGACCTATCGCAAAACGTGGCCGAATGAAAAAGACACAGCGGACCGGCTGATCGGTTTTGTTGAAACCCATCCCGACTGTTTTGAACGCTCCTTGCAGGTTGGCCATATTACGGGTTCCGCCTGGTTAGTTAATCGAGCCGGGACACACGTGCTTTTGACGCACCACAGAAAACTCGATATGTGGCTGCAGCTCGGCGGACATGCCGACGGCAACACCGACATCATCGATGCCGCCCGGCAGGAAGCCCTCGAAGAATCCGGAATCCGGAATCTGACCCTGTGGAATCCCGAAATCTTCGACCTCGATATTCATCGGATTCCTGAGCGTAAAAATGAACCGGCGCATTTTCACCACGATGTCCGCTTTGTGTTCCAATGCCTGGAAAACGAGGACTACATCGTATCCGAAGAATCGCACGATCTCCAATGGGTCGACATCCAATCCCTGGAAAAATTTACCCATGAAGAATCCATGCTTCGCATGAAACGGAAGTGGCTTCAATTGCTGTCATAAAGAACTTGCGAAATATGTCATATATGACATATTTATAACCATGAACAAGCACCCCAAACCGCTTGTATGGCTGAAGGGCGAAATTAAAACGCCACCCCTCAGCAAGGAAGCCCGGATTGAAGCCGGCTGCCTGCTGAGAGATTTGCAGGAAGGAATTCGTCTCTCCCTGCCCCATTCACGCCCAATGCCCGCAATCGGGAAAAGGTGCCATGAGTTGAGAATCACAGATGAAAATTCGATTTGGAGAATTGTCTACCGCATAGATTCTGATGCGATCGTCATTGCTGATGTATTTCAAAAGAAAACACAACAAACACCCAAGCGAGTGGTCGACGAAAGCAAACGCAGGCTCAAACAATACGATCTGATCTAGACAGGAGAAGAGCATCATGAATGCCGAACAAAGAAAAAAACTTGAAGCTGCTGGATTTGCCATAGGAGATACTCAGGAATTTCTGAATCTGAGCGATGAGGAGATGGCCTATATCGAAATTAAGCGCGCCCTCAGCCAGCACCTTCGTGAAAAACGGAAGTCGAAAAAACTTACCCAGAGCCAGGCCGCTAAACTGATGCACACCAGTCAGAGCCGTTTCGCGAAGATGGAACACGCCGAAAAAACCGTATCCATCGATCTGCTTGTGCGTGCCAATCTTGCACTCGGAGCAACCCCCGGCGAACTCAAACACGCCCTCTGAACCCTGCCCTCAAGGGTCGGAGCACTCCAAAACACCGCTTCTCGCTACATGATTTTCCTGTCCTCTTCTTTTCTATCGTCCTGGATTCTGCAACGCTCCCCCGCCATATGAATCAACATTTTACAGCCATCACCCTCAAAGCCACCGGCGCTTCCGCCCTCACCGAATCCGAAGTGATTCAAAACCTCTGGAGCGGCTACGGAAAAATTGTGCGTGTAGGCCTGGAATATACTATGGAGGGACGACCTCCGTGTCGTCCTGGGACGGTACAGAGCCCGTCCCTCCAGAGCGTCATCGTCAAACACGTCCAGTGGCCCACCCGGCAGCACCATCCGCGCGGCTGGAACACCGGAAATTCCCACGAACGCAAAGTAAAATCCTATCAGGTCGAAACCGCATTTTATCGTGATTTTTCCAACCGCTGCGATGATTCGTGCCGCGTTCCGGAATGCTATGCCCTCGAAACCCGCGGCGATGAAGTGTTCATGGTGATGGAAGACCTCGATGCATCCGGGTTTCATTTGCGGAAAAGCTATGTGACCGAGGCCGACATCGAAGCCTGCCTTTCGTGGCTCGCCCACTTTCACGCCGAGTTTATGCACGAGGAACCTTCCAGTCTTTGGAAAACCGGCACCTACTGGCACCTCGAAACCCGCCCCGATGAATTACAGGAACTCGATGATCTGAAGCTGAAAAACGCCGCCGCTGCGATCGATCAGCAACTGAAAAATTCGCCCTTCCAGACCTTCGTGCACGGCGACGCCAAACTGGCCAATTTCTGTTTTGCGGAAAACGGCGAGGTCGCAGCCGTTGATTTTCAATATGTCGGCGGCGGATGCGGCATGAAAGACGTGGCCTATTTTATCAGCAGCTGCCTTTCAGAGGATGAATGCGAACAGCAGGAAACCCGGCTGCTTGATGTTTATTTCCAATGCCTGGAAAAGGCGCTCGAAACACGCGGAAAAAACATCGATTTCCAATCATTGGAAAAAAACTGGCGGTCGCTGTATCCCGTAGCCTGGACCGATTTTTTCCGCTTCCTGCAGGGCTGGAGTCCCGGGCACTGGAAAATCCATGCCTACAGCGAACGCCTCGCCCGCGAAGTGCTGGAACAATGTAATTAGACCATTTGCTAAAACATACTGGTATATTTTTACCACCCTCTCCGCTGGAGGACTCGGAGGACACAGAGTCCTTCCTCCGTGGTGAACCCTCGGAGGTTGATAACGTACAAATAGTTTCGCCCATTTGAATAAGAAGTCCTCCGGCGGATACGATCAGCCAGTGCAACCAAACACATAAGAGGACCAAATGGAAAGAGCAGATCCCCTACGACGAGAAGCACTACCTGAGCATCATTAAAAGACGGGGCCTCTCAATTTGAAAAACCATCGCTGATGACCCTGATGATATTAGGCTGAACGGCCCTGTCGAAAGTCAGTTCTTACGTTGACGGAGAACCTAAGATGACTGGTTGGGGCTTTTTTGTTTCTTGGTAGGCCTACTGGTTTTTCTGGAAAACGAATGTTAATCCTTTTTCTTTCAGGTAATCCTTAATTTCCTGAACTTCGTCATACTTCTTCGCATTCATGAATTCTAGCCGAATTGAATATTGGTCAATTTCCGAAATGCCGACCTCTTCTTCTAAATAGAGATACCATTCATCTTTCCTGTTATAAAACTCGCAAACTTTGAGAGGAGGCGTTGCTTTGAATACATTAGAGCTCATAGTTTTTGTTCCTTATTTGCATTAGAAATCATTGTTAGGTTTTGCATTCAAATATTCGACGATGCTTGTTTCAAATGCTTTCAGCTTCGTGTCAATTTGAGAGACTTCGCTTTCGTATAGGGTAGAACTGTGTCGTCCAACTATGCCGTAGTCACTGAATGTAAATCTGGCTTTGCCTTCTTTAACTTCAATTTTCATTTTGAATTCTGCCTGTAATGCGATGGATGATAATCCAGACTTCAGGATGATATTGGGCACAATGCCATTGCAAATTATTATCCCTTTCTCTTTATCCTCATAATCAATCACAGCTTTGGCTGATTTTAAATTCTCAGCTACCCATAACTTCAGGCCAGTGTAAATATCTTCACTGGAATGATCGGTAAGAGTAACAACGTATTGTAAATCAGCTCGGTCTGTATCCGCTGGACTTATTGATGTTGTTTCACAACCAGAAAAGAGCAAGGAAGCTATGACAGTTAATGTGATGTATATTTTTTTCATTTCATCTGCTCCTTGAAAGGATGTTTTATTTTTCTTCCCCAGACCCTATGGCTGAAGCTCGACTCAGCCACGGTCTCTTTCTTTGTTAAAATTGGCGGCGTTTTCACCGTAAAGTCCATGTGCTGGTCGATCATTTATGTGTTCTCACGAATGCTTTTCAGTTTGGATGGACCAATGCCCTTGAGAGCAAGTAATACCTCATCTGGTGCATTAAGCATTTTAGAAATCGAGCAAAATCCTAGATTTGATAATTCTTCTAGGTGCTCTAGCTTCAAACCTTTGTGGGATGGAGCTCCAATTTCTTGTAAGACAAATTCTAATATCTGGTTTTTGGTGCCTCCAAATAATTTGTGCAGGTAATCGTCAGCATTGGATATTTTCGAGTTAGACAATTTTAAAATTTCATTCTGTTTATATAGTGCATCTTGATAGTCAGTTATTTTGGGATCTTGGGGTTTCTCAATTATTTCCCTTAATGCAATTAGGAAGAGGAGAAAATCACCTCCGTCAGGATCAATGGGACCTACTGAACTTGAGACTGTACGTCCTTCTGAAAGGAAAGAATACTTGCTTTCTACTTCGGGTAACCAAATGAAATGTGGGCTATCCACTTCCTTTTCTTCATCTGGGATGTTGGGTGAAATTTCTCCGTGTCTACGTAAATATTTCAAAGGAACGGTAGGTTGGAGTGTTGCAGAGAAACGATATCCTTTCATAACCACAGACGATTGATCTGCAAACTGGTGTACGGTCATTTTTAACAACTCTGGATCAACCTTTTGGTCAGGTATTTTGCCTTGAACCTTTGAGTTTTTGTTGTTGCGTAGTTTGTTAATGAATTTTCTTATCATGATTATTTATGAACAGTGTGTTAAACGGATGCGATGTATGGGGTATACGTTGCATCGCTGTATGCATTCAGCGGCCCGCGCTGTATATCCCCGATAACCGGTTACGTCGATGGATGGAATGCAGTGTAGATCAGGCCCATAACAACTTAAAGACTTGGCTTGAAAAAATCTTTTTGCGCCGCATTTACTTTTTCCAGAAAGAGGAAAAGGGAAGCAAAAACAAAACGGCGTTCCCGACACACTGCCCGCTTCCCGCGGGCTTTCCGATTGCAGACCTTTTTTCCTAAGTTAAGCGTGTTTCAAATTGTAGGGCGTGAATGGTCAAAGACCTTCCCGCCGCATTCCAACGGGCTGAAACTACAGTAGAGTCGTTGCAGTTCAAGGGTGCAACCCACTTTACGAAAGGGGTGGGAAGGTCTCGCAAACTCAACCGTTCCAGCCCTACAACCCTTAACTTAGGGCCATGGCTGGTTATGCTTATTTTTCAATTATAAATGGAAAATCGACTAAGACAGCATCATCTTTCTTTAGTTGTACACGCCACTCGCCGGGGCTTCTTGATGGCATGTTTCCTTTAATCGGTAATGACGTTATCAGAACAGAATTATTTCCGTATTTGGTGGTGATAGGGCGAGATAGATAGACGCTAGAGTCTGGTTCAATCCAC
This window harbors:
- a CDS encoding DUF4810 domain-containing protein, whose product is MNRKLLLYCCAVPLFLSGCAAPTLFTWGNYDQWLYENYKNPKNDEVLYADLSALISDYESRKNPQTKPLAPGLYAEYGFLLMRRGENKKAIEYYNKEKALWPESAVFMDHMIQVASINTGTADGGEIHE
- a CDS encoding helix-turn-helix domain-containing protein: MNAEQRKKLEAAGFAIGDTQEFLNLSDEEMAYIEIKRALSQHLREKRKSKKLTQSQAAKLMHTSQSRFAKMEHAEKTVSIDLLVRANLALGATPGELKHAL
- the proC gene encoding pyrroline-5-carboxylate reductase, producing the protein MKITFIGAGNMAEAIVAGIIKQNVVEAADVCVTDINEERLDHFTEQYGVGRTTDNAAAVAQADVIVLSVKPQIFPDVWPEIERALKSDALVISIMAGIPSAKIANGKPIRVVRVMPNTPALVGEGAAGIAAGEFAVEADVEIACNLLGAVGVAVVVDEKEIDAVTALSGSGPAYVFYLLESMLEAAEQMGLEKGVSRELALSTVIGAAKLMRESGEEAAGLRAKVTSKGGTTHAAISTLEEHGVKDAVVAALKAAQTRSIELANG
- the holA gene encoding DNA polymerase III subunit delta — its product is MADNVYFYCGNDEYLVGTNARKKVDQICPAEEQSLSLEVIDGSASKVDEAIAAIDQCVAAFRTVGLFGGKKVVWLRDAAFLKNQVIMKNADVKRLLAELSNDLKAGLSPDQFLVVSAPGIYKVSGFYKAIKDIVEFEEFDIPERDYEARPVALKRAKSLFKREGYSIDSDAADLFIDRAGFETRQIMNEVEKLVLYKGEDKNIQLQDVQLMTAASHEAVAWDFTDAIAERKLGEAIRIFRQLLFQKQTAIGLIIQIENLFQNLLRFREYMEIGWLRMNGNRIQWANDEEIDDYFAAMPDDPRKMHWFRASKFANQAAPYTVARLAASKRLVVDTHEKMISEGSIPHELMLETLLAKLCAPPRRRR
- a CDS encoding YggS family pyridoxal phosphate-dependent enzyme, whose protein sequence is MEETFSDRLERVEHRIQAACEKAGRARDSVTLLAVSKTKPPEAVRAAVDCGLRLFGENKVQEAQSKIPMSPGGLEWHLIGHLQSNKAKVAANLFQMIHSVDSLKLLQTLESHANQTLPVLLQVNIAGEAAKYGFKPEEVAGAIEAANQMSKCEVHGLMLIPPFAPDPEKTRVHFSSLRKLRDQLQDETGTPLPELSMGMSHDLEVAIEEGSTWIRIGTDLFGKRG
- a CDS encoding sugar O-acetyltransferase, whose translation is MMKSEKEKMLAGELYYSMGGELAAERETARSLLKKMNIELFDDPEGRRETLRQLLPNCADDIYVTPPFYCDYGYNIHCEEKVYLNFNCVFLDVCEIRIGARTLFAPNVQLYTAGHPLSATQRAAELEFGQPITIGKDCWLGGNVIVLPGVTIGDRVVIGAGSVVTKDIPSDALAVGNPAKVIRNIEKTDAPQ
- a CDS encoding HIT family protein, which encodes MNKTIWAPWRIEYILGEKEGGCFLCRMFAENNDRENLLLKRGKTCAVVMNRYPYNSGHLMVTPYRHLDNLSELTAEERLELMDLTAEAVDILKAELHPQGLNLGFNLGEPAGAGLKDHIHQHIVPRWTGDTNFMPVLADTRVMPQALLEQYDILHPLFNPA
- a CDS encoding NUDIX hydrolase: MHRNDLLSRLRTYRKTWPNEKDTADRLIGFVETHPDCFERSLQVGHITGSAWLVNRAGTHVLLTHHRKLDMWLQLGGHADGNTDIIDAARQEALEESGIRNLTLWNPEIFDLDIHRIPERKNEPAHFHHDVRFVFQCLENEDYIVSEESHDLQWVDIQSLEKFTHEESMLRMKRKWLQLLS
- a CDS encoding CsgG/HfaB family protein — its product is MMNKKLRSSVSCVGFILIAGCATVDKQPQAVEAPVSREAQLQAQKQQALPPKPRLKRKIAIGRFSNETRYGRSLLRDDENDPLGKQVSDILAGRLVESDRFLVFERPDINKLKTESELTGQTLNLVGVDTMIFGSLTEFGMNTTGKKGFLSSTKKQTAEASVELRLVDVKTGRIFFTAKGSGSASVESGEIAGYGSKASYDATLSDKAIDAAVSDVLNTLIRKLEEKTWKTSILTIENGQVYISGGAHQGISKGDTFAVMKRGKTVKSPQTGLDIELPASNVASIEILSLFGEDEAGEGSIARVTAGDLSAYDINDLFITEQENES
- a CDS encoding type II toxin-antitoxin system RelE/ParE family toxin gives rise to the protein MNKHPKPLVWLKGEIKTPPLSKEARIEAGCLLRDLQEGIRLSLPHSRPMPAIGKRCHELRITDENSIWRIVYRIDSDAIVIADVFQKKTQQTPKRVVDESKRRLKQYDLI
- a CDS encoding DUF799 domain-containing protein, whose protein sequence is MNKNIIYSLLLLLPVLLAGCSTTPPAGYDYTAFRSADPHSILIVPVVNNTVDVDAADYFLSAISQPVAERGYYVFPVNMVKRVMEEDGLADAHMVHHADPTRLAALFGADSVLYITVERWDAQYAVLATTVTVEFNYVLKDGHTGNELWSTAQKIVYQPQNSSSGNLIADLVVAAVQAAATKAAPNYMPLARQANGKAVVQTHYGLPAGPYNLKEYQNDMDRF